GATCGCCGCCCCGGTCGTGGTCGGGACGATGTTCTCGGCGGCGGCGCGGCCGCGACGACGCTTCTCCATCGGTCCGTCGACGAGGCCCTGGCTCCCCGTGTAGGCGTGGACGGTCAGGAGCAGGCCCGAAACGATGCCGAACTCCTCCTCGAGCACCTGCAGAACCGGCGCGACGGAGTTCGTCGTACACGAGGAGTTCGAGACGACGGCCTCCCCGTCGTAGGTCTCGTGATTGACGCCGTAGACGAACATCGGGACCTCCCGCTCGCCTTTCGGCGGGGCCGAGATGACGACCCTGTCGGCGCCAGCCTCGAGGTGCTGGGCCGCCTCGTCGTGGGTGCGAAAGAGGCCGGTCGCCTCGAAGGCGACGTCGACGTCGAAGTCGTCCCACGGTAGTTCGGACGGCTCGGGCTCGGAGCACAGCTGGATCTCCTGGCCGCCGACGTAGAGGGTACTTCCCTCACGTGACACCCCGCTGAGCCGCCCGTGGACCGAGTCGTACCGGAGCAGGTACTCCATGTCGTCGTCGTCCATCACGTCGTTGATGGCGACGATCTCGACGTCGTCGTCGGTCAGCGACGCGCGAAGAATGCTCCGGCCCACCCGTCCGAAGCCGTTGAGCCCGATTCGAAGCGGCTCGCTCGATCCCGCGCCACCGCTGTAGACGTGATGTCTCATAACTGAGGGGTCTACGCCGAGAGTTAAATTTGTTGTCCCGGACAACGGGGATGAAAACGACAGGCATCGTTCCGGTCGGCTCCAGATATAGTCCGCAGTTGGGTTACTATCACCAATCGAATGTGTACCGACCAGTAACGAACGACACCTACGGCTTGACCCTACCGCCACCCGACGGTGCGCCGACGCGACGCCGTCGCCAGCAGGGCACAGTTCTTAGGTCGGCTGACCCCCTACCATGGTCGATGACCGTCACCGTCAGCTACACCTGCCCCCACTGCAACGCGGTCACGCGCCTCGAGCGTCGTCCCGACCTCGCGGACAAATCCGTCACCACCATCCCCCAGCCGGGCTGGGAGTACGCCGAGCCGGGAAACGACGACCTCGAGGCGGCCGACGGCGTCGCCTTCCGCTGTGGCGAGGACGGCCCGACGACCGACCTCGAGGGTGAGCCGGTCGAGGGCTGTGGCCGCCCGTTCTACCTCAACTTCGTTCGCTTCGAACGCGGGGTCGAACTCGAGCCGGACCCGCCGACGTACGGCGGGCCCCGGTTCGATTTTCGGCCCTGAGCGACCGGCTCCGGCACCCACAACGCT
This portion of the Natronobeatus ordinarius genome encodes:
- the gap gene encoding type I glyceraldehyde-3-phosphate dehydrogenase produces the protein MRHHVYSGGAGSSEPLRIGLNGFGRVGRSILRASLTDDDVEIVAINDVMDDDDMEYLLRYDSVHGRLSGVSREGSTLYVGGQEIQLCSEPEPSELPWDDFDVDVAFEATGLFRTHDEAAQHLEAGADRVVISAPPKGEREVPMFVYGVNHETYDGEAVVSNSSCTTNSVAPVLQVLEEEFGIVSGLLLTVHAYTGSQGLVDGPMEKRRRGRAAAENIVPTTTGAAIAATEVLPELEDKLDGMAMRVPVPNGSITDLTLNLEADITREEVADALREAADNSLAGVLGYTDEEIVSRDIVGLPLASYVDLDSLMVVANDMVKVLAWYDNEYGFSMQMLALAKYVAAETEAIDHDEAVVR